One Kangiella geojedonensis DNA segment encodes these proteins:
- a CDS encoding MFS transporter, translated as MAQNQFSLFKQKFFSSFFITQALGALNDNIFKSALLIFIAFRAGDELGLNSDLLNNIAAGLFIIPFFLFSATAGQIAEKYEKSALIRKIKVLEIVIMALAVLGFFLNNIWFLLGILFLMGFQSSLFGPIKYSILPQHLSDKELLGGNGLVEMGTFLSIIIGTVIGGVLIGFDELGVRILSVLLLVVSACGYLASRRIPETPSAQPYLKINWNPITETWRTFQYARANRVVFLSILGISWFWFYGAVFLTQIPNFTKVSLNGNENVATMILATFSVGIGVGSALCEFLSGRKVELGLVPFGAIGMTWFALDIYFANPTSSYIGELGPSAFLSQDGAVRTLLNCAFVGIFGGFYIVPLYALVQERCDKSHLSRVIAGNNILNAFFMVIAAALAAVCLGNGMTIPQFFMLTAILNAVVAIYIFSLIPEFLMRFLIWILINTIYRVKKTGLENVPEEGACVVVCNHVSYVDALIIGGTVRRPIRFVMYHKIFKVPVLSFIFRTAKAIPIAGHKEDPELLNEAMYSIAEALDQGEVVCIFPEGKLTSDGDMNEFKSGIERIIEKTPVPVVPMALQGLWHSLFSRKKVNKFIDRLKRLRTKVTLVVAEPISPDEANREHLYTVVKELRDDKP; from the coding sequence ATGGCACAAAACCAATTTTCATTATTTAAACAAAAATTCTTTTCATCGTTTTTTATTACGCAAGCCCTTGGCGCGCTTAATGATAATATCTTCAAAAGTGCTTTATTGATTTTTATTGCTTTTAGGGCTGGCGATGAGCTTGGTTTAAACTCCGACTTGCTTAACAATATTGCGGCTGGCCTTTTTATAATTCCCTTCTTTTTGTTTTCCGCTACCGCAGGTCAGATTGCGGAAAAGTATGAAAAGTCGGCACTTATTCGAAAAATCAAAGTGCTGGAAATAGTGATCATGGCGCTAGCCGTTCTCGGTTTCTTTCTCAATAATATTTGGTTTTTACTTGGTATTCTGTTCCTAATGGGGTTTCAGTCGAGTTTGTTTGGGCCTATCAAATACAGTATCTTGCCACAGCACTTATCGGACAAAGAATTACTGGGCGGTAATGGTTTGGTCGAGATGGGAACCTTCCTCTCAATTATTATTGGTACAGTGATTGGCGGTGTTCTTATTGGTTTTGATGAGCTTGGCGTTCGGATACTGAGTGTTTTATTGTTGGTGGTTTCTGCTTGCGGCTACTTAGCCAGTCGACGAATTCCAGAAACCCCTTCCGCCCAACCTTATTTAAAAATCAACTGGAACCCCATTACCGAAACATGGCGAACCTTTCAGTACGCACGAGCCAATCGAGTAGTCTTCTTATCGATTTTGGGCATCTCTTGGTTTTGGTTCTATGGTGCTGTGTTTCTTACGCAAATCCCTAACTTTACAAAAGTTAGCCTAAACGGTAATGAAAATGTTGCGACCATGATTTTAGCGACGTTTTCGGTAGGAATTGGCGTGGGCTCAGCCCTGTGTGAATTTTTATCAGGGCGAAAAGTGGAGCTGGGGTTAGTGCCTTTCGGCGCGATTGGTATGACATGGTTTGCCTTGGATATTTACTTTGCCAATCCTACCAGTAGCTATATTGGCGAGTTAGGGCCATCAGCTTTTCTTAGCCAAGATGGCGCGGTTAGAACGCTTCTAAACTGTGCCTTTGTCGGTATCTTTGGTGGCTTTTACATTGTGCCTCTCTACGCGCTAGTTCAAGAGCGTTGTGATAAATCGCACCTCTCACGCGTTATTGCAGGCAACAATATTCTCAATGCGTTCTTTATGGTAATCGCTGCTGCTTTAGCGGCTGTTTGCCTTGGCAACGGCATGACTATTCCGCAGTTCTTTATGTTGACTGCGATTCTAAACGCGGTTGTCGCGATTTATATATTCAGTCTCATTCCTGAATTTTTGATGCGCTTCTTAATTTGGATTCTGATCAACACCATCTATCGCGTCAAAAAAACTGGTCTAGAGAACGTTCCTGAGGAAGGTGCCTGCGTGGTGGTTTGCAATCATGTCAGTTATGTTGATGCCTTGATTATAGGAGGCACTGTCAGACGCCCTATTCGTTTCGTGATGTACCATAAAATTTTCAAAGTCCCTGTGCTTAGCTTTATTTTCAGAACGGCAAAAGCGATTCCTATTGCAGGACATAAAGAAGATCCTGAGTTGCTGAATGAAGCCATGTACAGCATTGCTGAAGCGCTGGATCAAGGCGAAGTAGTCTGTATTTTCCCCGAGGGCAAGCTGACTTCAGATGGTGATATGAACGAATTCAAATCCGGCATCGAACGCATCATTGAAAAGACACCCGTTCCAGTCGTCCCTATGGCGCTTCAAGGGTTGTGGCATAGTTTATTCAGCCGCAAGAAAGTAAATAAGTTTATTGATCGCCTTAAGCGTCTGCGCACAAAAGTTACATTAGTGGTCGCTGAGCCAATATCACCAGATGAAGCAAACAGAGAACACTTGTATACTGTGGTAAAAGAGCTAAGGGACGATAAGCCTTAG
- a CDS encoding TatD family hydrolase — translation MSFIDIGVNLTNNRFNDDYEQVIKKARDHRVTAQIITGTTSAESQQAFALAGQFPDLFSTAGCHPHDAKDFKDEDLSLLRKLLQQDKVVAVGECGLDFNRNFSPQDTQLAVFEQQLQLACDIQKPLFLHERDAGEAMIKLLQQYQSKLPKAVIHCFTGSQESLEQYIDMGIYIGITGWICDERRGQDLAQMVHLIPDDKLMIETDAPFLTPRDLNKEQKAQLKSNRNEPCLLPHVAHKIADCRQQPLSELSQNCFNNTVSFFNLPIQQ, via the coding sequence ATGTCATTTATTGATATCGGCGTTAACCTTACCAATAACCGCTTTAATGACGACTACGAACAAGTCATTAAAAAAGCACGCGATCACCGTGTCACAGCACAAATCATTACAGGAACAACTTCTGCGGAGAGTCAGCAGGCTTTTGCTTTAGCTGGGCAGTTCCCTGACTTATTCTCCACCGCAGGCTGTCATCCGCATGATGCTAAAGACTTTAAGGATGAGGATTTGTCACTGCTAAGGAAGCTGCTGCAACAGGATAAAGTGGTTGCCGTTGGCGAATGTGGCTTAGACTTTAATCGTAACTTTTCGCCCCAAGACACTCAGCTCGCGGTTTTTGAGCAGCAGTTACAACTCGCTTGTGACATTCAGAAACCTTTGTTTTTGCATGAACGAGATGCTGGCGAAGCCATGATTAAGCTACTTCAACAGTATCAGTCTAAACTTCCCAAAGCGGTGATTCATTGCTTTACTGGTAGTCAGGAAAGCCTCGAACAATATATCGATATGGGAATTTATATTGGTATTACTGGCTGGATTTGCGACGAGCGTCGTGGGCAAGACTTAGCGCAAATGGTGCATTTAATTCCCGATGACAAGCTGATGATAGAAACTGATGCGCCGTTTTTAACGCCAAGAGATTTAAACAAAGAGCAGAAGGCGCAACTTAAAAGTAATCGTAACGAACCGTGCTTATTACCGCATGTTGCACACAAAATTGCAGACTGCCGCCAACAGCCGTTATCAGAGTTATCCCAAAACTGCTTTAACAACACGGTGAGCTTTTTTAACTTGCCGATACAACAATAA
- a CDS encoding AI-2E family transporter encodes MSSDMSRVTNVLLAIAATFIVIAGLKAASSFVVPVILSLFVSIILGPLYFFLANLKVPKTDKTIPDWLAMILVVVLMSGLFFLIGRLVGNSVEQFSAKLPEYEIMLRAKLAGAMTWLEGLGFNIPEASLAERFSPSTVMSLSASVLNGLGGMLSNLFLIVLTSIFLLMEASVFGEKMQRAFPSAESKAHLGLSEVIDKIKRYATIKSIVSLLTGALISVWLVILDVEYPFLWGLVAFMFNFVPNIGSIIAAVPAVIMAWLTQDSITTPLLVAAGYLTVNFVVGNIVEPKFMGKGLGLSTLVVFLSLLFWGWVLGPVGMLLSVPLTIIVKIILDSNKETQWIGIMLGDK; translated from the coding sequence ATGTCATCAGATATGAGCCGCGTCACCAACGTACTGCTAGCGATTGCAGCTACCTTTATCGTTATTGCTGGACTAAAAGCCGCCAGTAGCTTTGTGGTGCCAGTGATTTTATCGCTGTTTGTGTCAATCATCTTAGGACCTCTGTATTTCTTCTTAGCCAACCTAAAAGTACCGAAAACGGATAAAACCATACCTGACTGGTTGGCGATGATATTGGTGGTGGTGCTGATGTCGGGCTTATTTTTCCTGATTGGACGTTTAGTCGGTAACTCGGTAGAACAGTTCTCAGCCAAATTGCCTGAGTACGAAATCATGCTAAGAGCCAAGCTTGCTGGGGCCATGACCTGGCTAGAAGGGCTTGGTTTTAATATTCCAGAAGCTTCACTAGCGGAACGATTTTCACCCAGCACCGTGATGAGCCTTTCCGCGTCTGTCCTAAACGGCTTAGGAGGCATGCTCAGTAATTTATTCTTAATCGTTTTGACCTCGATCTTTTTATTGATGGAAGCCAGTGTCTTTGGTGAAAAAATGCAGCGTGCCTTCCCAAGCGCAGAAAGCAAAGCGCACTTAGGGTTAAGCGAAGTAATCGATAAAATTAAGCGTTACGCCACCATTAAATCAATTGTCAGTTTGCTTACCGGTGCCTTAATCAGCGTGTGGCTGGTGATTCTAGACGTCGAGTATCCGTTTTTGTGGGGCCTAGTCGCCTTTATGTTTAACTTCGTACCAAATATCGGCTCGATTATCGCCGCGGTTCCAGCGGTTATTATGGCGTGGTTAACCCAAGACTCGATTACCACGCCGCTGTTAGTTGCTGCGGGTTACCTAACCGTTAACTTTGTTGTCGGTAATATCGTCGAACCTAAATTTATGGGCAAAGGACTCGGCTTATCAACCCTAGTGGTATTCCTATCCTTATTATTCTGGGGCTGGGTTTTAGGGCCTGTCGGAATGTTACTGTCAGTACCTCTGACCATCATCGTCAAAATCATCCTCGATAGTAATAAAGAAACCCAATGGATCGGCATTATGTTGGGTGATAAGTGA
- a CDS encoding efflux transporter outer membrane subunit: MTKSFTSKSLTSVTALAASLILSGCLSMAPNNERPQTSIEHSFGQSNRQDSGQKLEAQDAAFTLEAWQDFFPDANARVMIEEALESNTDLRIAIARMAEVEGRYQIQREDLFPSISGEVSQTRTKNSANVFTLPGVDSIQDIYSANVGLMSYELDLFGRVRSLNDAALAQYLSSAEAARSVKLSVIAQTANAYYSWISAYRSLNLAEKTLKSRQESLDLIQKRLDTGIASELDLAQAQAALATVSAQKAQFDRAHAAAKSALELLIGKPLSAVNFDTEQLKLAAMAIELPDNINSEVLLSRPDVLSAEQNLYAANANIGAARAAFFPSISLTGQYGYSSTEFDNLFDSESKTWSFMPSIRIPIFNNGLQANLDIAEAQQQRLIAEYEKAVQQAFSEVYQLMANRSTYGGELDANRSLVKAQSKRLQLAEAKYKAGLASYLEVLNAQQDQFTAEQALLETERAQLANVISLYKALGGGDKAVTYAPKKDAESMDTKAQSSGVTE; this comes from the coding sequence ATGACTAAATCATTCACCAGCAAAAGCCTAACCTCCGTCACGGCCTTGGCAGCTAGTTTGATTTTATCAGGCTGTCTGTCTATGGCACCGAATAACGAGCGTCCGCAAACCTCGATTGAGCACAGTTTCGGGCAAAGTAATAGACAAGACTCAGGACAGAAACTAGAAGCTCAAGATGCAGCTTTTACGCTTGAAGCTTGGCAGGACTTTTTCCCTGATGCTAATGCACGCGTCATGATTGAAGAAGCATTAGAGTCGAATACAGATTTGAGAATTGCTATCGCTCGCATGGCGGAAGTGGAAGGTCGCTATCAAATACAGCGCGAAGATTTATTTCCGTCAATCAGCGGTGAAGTGAGTCAAACCCGCACCAAAAATTCGGCGAATGTCTTCACTCTTCCAGGTGTAGATAGCATTCAGGATATTTACAGCGCAAACGTTGGTTTAATGTCGTATGAGTTGGACCTGTTTGGACGTGTTCGCTCGCTCAACGATGCCGCTTTAGCACAGTACCTATCCAGTGCAGAAGCCGCTCGCTCGGTAAAGTTAAGCGTTATTGCCCAAACCGCTAACGCCTACTACAGCTGGATTTCAGCTTACCGCAGTTTAAACCTAGCAGAGAAAACACTGAAAAGCCGTCAAGAAAGCTTAGACTTGATTCAAAAGCGTCTCGACACAGGTATCGCCAGTGAGCTGGATTTAGCACAAGCACAGGCCGCCTTAGCCACCGTTAGCGCGCAAAAAGCACAGTTCGACCGTGCTCACGCCGCTGCAAAAAGTGCACTAGAGTTATTAATTGGTAAACCTCTATCAGCCGTTAACTTTGATACGGAGCAATTAAAGTTAGCTGCGATGGCCATAGAACTTCCTGACAACATCAACTCAGAAGTGCTATTAAGTCGCCCTGATGTTTTGTCAGCGGAACAAAACTTATATGCGGCTAATGCCAATATTGGTGCTGCTCGTGCTGCCTTCTTCCCGTCAATTAGTTTAACCGGGCAATACGGCTACTCCAGTACCGAGTTCGATAATTTGTTTGATAGCGAATCCAAAACATGGAGCTTTATGCCATCCATCCGAATTCCTATTTTTAATAATGGTTTGCAAGCGAACTTAGATATTGCCGAAGCACAACAGCAGCGTTTAATCGCTGAGTACGAAAAAGCGGTGCAACAGGCTTTCTCAGAGGTGTATCAGTTGATGGCTAACCGCTCCACCTACGGCGGCGAGTTAGACGCTAACCGCTCCTTAGTTAAAGCGCAAAGCAAACGCCTACAGTTAGCAGAAGCAAAGTATAAAGCCGGCCTAGCGAGTTACCTTGAAGTGTTAAATGCACAACAAGATCAATTCACAGCCGAACAAGCGTTACTTGAAACTGAACGCGCACAGCTCGCGAACGTTATCTCGTTATATAAAGCACTTGGCGGCGGCGACAAAGCCGTGACTTACGCACCTAAAAAAGATGCTGAAAGCATGGATACAAAAGCTCAAAGTTCTGGAGTAACAGAGTAA
- a CDS encoding multidrug efflux RND transporter permease subunit translates to MAQFFINRPIFAWVISLLILLGGTLAVQNLPVMAYPDISPPQVTVTATYPGASAEVIEDTVTSVIEEEMNGIEGLRYIKSDSSRTGTSTIVLTFATGTDTDIAGVEVQNRLKRVEARLPASVRTQGVNIDKTRPDFLMVVSLYSPNGTHDATDLGDYVDRAILGEMRRIDGIGSAQLFSSTYAMRVWVDPKKMASYAITPSEISQAIRDQNAQLATGELGSLPSPSNQQINATILVPSRLSTPDEFGNIILRSSSDGAIVRLKDVAEVERGANNYGSAAMLNGQDSAAFALKLSNAGNALEAAESVKARMSELEQYFPEDVEWVIPYDTSIFVDESISQVVQTLVEAVFLVTLVMFLFLQSWRTTLIPLIVVPVSLIGTGMGLYLLGFSINMLTMFAMVLAIGIVVDDAIIVVENIKRILDEEDIGPYQATKKAMKQISGAIIGTTAVLIAVFIPMAFFSGSVGRIYQQFSLTIVLSVAISAFLSLSLSPAIAQGLLKKEKEGKKEWAPFRWFNKGFNKFTDTYMTNVKKLFRKTGLLITMAVFVVITAFVGWRFASMPTGFVPSEDQGFIVASSLMPSGSTRARTLELTKKTDAWFLNQPEVERIITVAGFSFFGTGQNTSITFVNLKPWGEREEMRNADELAGAATAEFMKYQEGNTFAFNMPSIPGLGNSSGFDFQLQDKSGVGTQQLMGAAYQLIGMASQSGKFAEIRPDTLPPAPLLTFEVDRVKARSLGIDIGELNNTLQIALGSAYINDYVEGQKVRQVWIQSDAETRSTPEEILSMQVRNTQGDLVNLSEVATAKWTEAPAKLTRYNGSASIPLTGNGAEGVSSGEVMMLMEQFAENLPKGIGYEWSGQSLEEKVAGNQTALLFSLSFLVIFLVLAALYESWSVPLAVVLVVPLGILGSILFAEFSSMANDIYFKVGLITIIGLSAKNAILIVEFAREAQGEGKSALEAVTEACRLRLRPILMTSLAFIMGVLPLVLATGAGSASRQAIGTSVMGGMISAAVLAIFFVPVFYLLVRKIFPRKLKHYELAAKGMEIKDD, encoded by the coding sequence CTGATATCGCTGGCGTTGAGGTTCAGAATCGCCTTAAGCGTGTTGAGGCACGTTTGCCCGCGTCGGTTCGAACTCAGGGTGTCAATATTGATAAAACGCGTCCTGACTTTTTGATGGTGGTATCACTGTACTCACCGAATGGTACGCATGACGCTACTGACCTAGGCGATTATGTTGATCGTGCTATTTTAGGTGAAATGCGTCGTATCGACGGTATTGGTAGCGCGCAACTGTTCAGCTCAACTTACGCCATGCGCGTATGGGTTGATCCGAAAAAGATGGCTTCCTACGCCATTACGCCGAGTGAAATTTCACAGGCCATTCGCGATCAGAATGCACAGCTCGCAACTGGTGAACTGGGCTCTCTACCCTCGCCGAGCAACCAGCAAATTAATGCGACGATTTTAGTTCCGTCACGCTTATCGACACCTGACGAGTTTGGCAACATTATTCTTCGTTCATCAAGCGACGGTGCCATTGTGCGCCTAAAAGACGTTGCCGAAGTTGAACGTGGCGCTAATAACTATGGTTCTGCGGCGATGTTAAATGGTCAAGACTCAGCGGCATTTGCGCTTAAGCTAAGCAACGCCGGTAACGCCTTAGAAGCGGCAGAATCGGTTAAAGCTAGGATGTCAGAACTTGAGCAGTATTTTCCTGAAGATGTTGAATGGGTTATTCCTTACGACACGTCAATCTTTGTCGACGAATCGATTAGCCAAGTCGTTCAGACCTTAGTCGAAGCCGTATTCTTAGTCACGCTAGTCATGTTCTTATTCTTACAGAGCTGGCGTACCACCCTGATCCCATTGATCGTCGTTCCAGTATCCTTGATTGGTACAGGTATGGGGCTTTACTTGCTGGGCTTCTCAATCAACATGCTCACCATGTTTGCCATGGTATTAGCGATTGGTATTGTGGTCGATGATGCCATTATCGTGGTCGAGAACATCAAACGTATTCTTGATGAAGAAGACATAGGCCCTTATCAAGCGACCAAGAAAGCCATGAAACAGATTTCTGGCGCGATTATTGGTACCACTGCGGTATTGATTGCGGTATTTATTCCGATGGCCTTCTTCTCAGGCTCGGTCGGTCGAATTTATCAACAGTTCTCACTGACTATTGTCTTGAGCGTGGCTATTTCGGCGTTCTTATCTTTGTCATTAAGCCCAGCCATTGCGCAAGGCTTATTGAAGAAAGAAAAAGAAGGCAAGAAGGAATGGGCTCCGTTCCGTTGGTTCAATAAAGGCTTCAACAAATTTACTGACACCTACATGACCAATGTCAAAAAGTTATTCAGAAAAACCGGTTTGTTGATCACCATGGCGGTGTTTGTTGTGATTACCGCTTTTGTCGGCTGGCGTTTTGCCAGCATGCCAACAGGTTTCGTGCCTTCAGAAGACCAGGGCTTTATCGTTGCCTCGTCGCTGATGCCGTCGGGGTCGACGCGCGCTCGGACACTTGAGCTAACCAAAAAAACCGATGCTTGGTTCTTGAATCAGCCTGAAGTGGAACGAATTATCACCGTTGCTGGCTTCAGTTTCTTTGGTACCGGTCAAAATACTTCGATCACCTTCGTCAATTTAAAACCATGGGGTGAACGCGAAGAAATGCGTAACGCTGACGAATTAGCAGGGGCAGCGACAGCAGAGTTTATGAAATACCAAGAAGGTAATACCTTCGCTTTTAACATGCCGTCAATTCCTGGCTTGGGTAACAGCAGTGGTTTCGACTTCCAGTTACAAGATAAGTCTGGCGTCGGCACACAACAGTTGATGGGCGCCGCCTACCAGTTAATTGGTATGGCATCGCAGTCAGGCAAGTTTGCTGAAATTCGTCCGGACACTTTACCACCAGCGCCGCTGTTAACGTTTGAAGTGGATCGCGTTAAAGCGCGCTCGTTGGGCATTGATATCGGCGAGTTAAATAACACGCTGCAAATTGCTCTAGGCTCAGCCTACATCAACGACTATGTCGAAGGGCAGAAAGTACGACAGGTGTGGATTCAGTCAGATGCAGAGACTCGTTCAACGCCTGAAGAAATCCTAAGCATGCAAGTCCGCAATACTCAGGGCGATCTGGTTAACTTGTCGGAAGTCGCCACAGCAAAGTGGACCGAAGCACCAGCCAAGTTAACGCGCTACAACGGTTCTGCCTCGATACCATTAACCGGTAATGGTGCCGAAGGCGTCAGCTCGGGTGAAGTCATGATGCTGATGGAACAATTCGCAGAAAACTTACCGAAAGGTATCGGCTACGAATGGTCAGGGCAGTCGCTTGAAGAAAAAGTCGCTGGCAACCAAACAGCCTTACTGTTTAGCCTATCGTTCTTAGTCATTTTCTTAGTGCTAGCTGCACTGTATGAAAGTTGGTCAGTACCGTTGGCCGTCGTCCTAGTAGTGCCTCTTGGGATCTTAGGATCGATACTTTTCGCAGAATTCAGCTCCATGGCTAACGACATTTATTTCAAGGTTGGCCTCATCACCATTATTGGTTTGTCGGCTAAGAACGCGATTCTTATCGTTGAGTTTGCGCGCGAGGCACAGGGCGAAGGCAAGAGTGCTCTCGAAGCGGTTACCGAAGCGTGCCGCTTACGTTTGCGCCCTATCCTAATGACCTCGTTGGCGTTCATCATGGGCGTATTACCTCTGGTACTTGCCACAGGTGCAGGTTCAGCGAGTCGCCAGGCCATCGGTACCAGCGTCATGGGCGGTATGATTTCCGCGGCGGTGTTAGCCATTTTCTTTGTGCCAGTATTCTACTTACTGGTGCGCAAGATTTTCCCAAGAAAACTAAAACACTACGAACTTGCCGCTAAAGGTATGGAGATTAAAGATGACTAA